From the genome of Phoenix dactylifera cultivar Barhee BC4 chromosome 17, palm_55x_up_171113_PBpolish2nd_filt_p, whole genome shotgun sequence:
TCATTGACCCAGTATGAGTTCAGCACCCTCAGACCTCCCAACTTCCGTCCTGCTCTCTCCTCAGCTACAGACCTCTTGTTTCTTTGGAACTTGAGTTGAGTGATACCCTGATTCTTAGGCTTCCCGTAAACAATACCTTTGGGAACTGGCCTCTTTCGGCCTCCTCGTCTAACACGAACACGATAGATTACATACCCCTGtaccaaagaaaaataaatgattcaGACAAAAGTAAAGTATCTTGAAACAATAGATATATTTAAGGCTGCACCTTGTAGGAAGGAATATGATAAATACAGATATGAAAGAGAGGGACGAATCAATTATGACACATACATCTTACCAAGGTTTTATAATGGTATGGTACTGATACCAATGCTACATACTAAAACTGTTGACtttaaatagatgaaaaaccaTTGGTACTGACAGATACAGACAGTATATAGCATCATAGGTACATAATGGTACAAAAACCGATAAGTACTAGTATGAACCAGTACAGCAGGTTTCAACATCCCAACACCCATGTCGGTGCCAGTTTCGCATCCGAATGGTACAGCACCGATCCTACCTTGGCGGTTTTCGAAACCATGCATCTTACAAATATGACTCGGCAATAAGATACATTTAAATTTCAATGTTGGTTCTGTAAATGCTTAACAAActtatcaaaaatatatatttataaaaagggTGAGAAGAGAGGGCAGGAAGGGGTGAATGCTAGTAATCAATATATTATTCAACTTCATCTGACGGCACAACAAACACAGTAAGTAATGGGTTTTTTGATGCAGATTAGTGAATAAACTTTTGAAACAGGTCATAGTTATAAACTTAGTTCACTATCCTATTATATGACTTTATAAACTCCACTATCAACCTTCATGAAGGCAATTATAAGTTAAACCAAATACTACTTAGTAGCAGTTTGCCTATCAGTTCACATCTGTGAAACAAGAGAGCTTGAATCACGGCACATATCTCTGACTAacaactttatcaaattttggaataacATGCAGCACATATCTGCTGATAGAGGAATCACTTCTTTTGTGTATTAGCCTACCTTATACCAAACAAATAAAATCCCCGATTGCTCCAAAAGTCACAATGAACAGGGTGACACACCAATCTAAATAATTTAGCTTCAATGGAATCACTAATCAAATTGATGTATTGGCTTGTAAGATCAGGAAGGTGATATTAGAATATGACCACCTATTCCCTCATTATGAAAGGGGAAAATAGAAGTGGTTAAGTAGCATGTGATAATTCCAAAGATAATAGAATTTAGGAATCAGGCTTTCCATAGAAGATTGAGCAAATTAAATTCCTCGGATGCCTCAAGAAAAAATAGGTAGTTGATTTCTTGGCAACAACTATCAAGGTGCATGGTGAAGAGCGAAAAAAGATCAAGCGATGACACGTCTAGCTTATCTGAGTTACAGAGCTATGAGGAAATCGATCATTTTAAAGGGTTAAAATCAATCATTTTATATTCCTCCTACTTTAGGCATATGCAGACATGGTACTTTTAAACCGTCCCTATTAGGTAAACCATGAAAATTATTCTTCTCACCCATTCAATGTCTTCATTATTACTTCTTGGTTCTTATGTTCCTCATAAGGTGTATTGATTCTTATGACACTTTTATTCAGTAGTGGTGCCACTGCAGCAGTGAGTGTCCCATGATGTTTCTTAATTCATGCAATAATTGGTTCCTTTTCCGTTTGAAGCCCCTCTGCATATTGGAAAGCATCGTCGTTTATCTTATTATCTTTTGGTCAGTTCAGTTCTATCTTTCCAAGTAACAGTAAAAGGTCCAGCAACAGCCATAGCCATAAGAGAAATTGCTTTGCATTTGTCTAAGGATTTCATCTGAATCACCATATCATGATATTAATAAGTATAGGGAAGGCCTATCTTATAGGAGCTTGATTCGTTGACTGGAGTGAAGCTAAGCAATTGACTTCTACTTCTTTAGATATTTCATTGTTCTGCATTAACATGTGAATGCTGCAACACATAATATTGACCAAAAGAAAACTAAGTAATTGCACTTGTTGTGGCACTCCCATCTTTCACTTCCTCTCATAGTTcatttttttaggaaaaaattcaaatattggAAGCTGTTTTATCGAACTATTGCAAGCAATCCACTTGTTCTCAACTCATAACATTTTTTCCTGAGAAAAATTCCTTTATAGCATTTTAAAATGAGAACATCATACAAAGTTTATCACTCTCTATTCCTTATATGATGCCAAATCTATATTATGTGGCAGAATTTGCACAACCTACTTATCTTGATCTTTAACCATATATTACTATGAACATGCTCttcaataaatttaaaaaaaatgcgcCCAACTCTTTATAGTATTGTGTATTACTAAGGATAATTAGCATAACATAACTTTGAACTGTCTTGTTACAACCGTTGCTGCTACCATGGTATAAGATAACAGTTTCATATACAATATAAGATTTATCGTATGTAGCCAATTGTCACAGAATACACCTATGTACTCAACACAAAGATCCATAGTCATCACCATTATATATGATTACAAAAGGTACATCTTGATAGAATAAGTGTGTGAATTAAGCAGCAAtctttaaaaaagataaggggGAAGACAATCCCCACAGGTAAAAGGtagtacaaaataaaaaaaaatcagcaattAACCCATCATTTCTCAACTCCATAAGTACTCAAATAGTAACTCCTGATAGCCCCAACCAAATTAGAACCACAAATAAATTAGTAGAATTAAAAGTCTAAAATAACAACCAAGTTTGCGAAGGGTAAAAGAACCAGATCAAATCCAGGAGTAAAATAGAGAAGAATATAATTATAGAAATCATAAAAATACCTGCTTGGCCTTGTAGCCGAGGCGCCGGGCTTTGTCCGGGCGGGTGGGGCGCGTGACGCGGACGATGGAAGGGAGCTGACGATACTCCCAGCATCGAACCCTCTGCAAGAAACGCATCACATCCGACTGCTTCTTCCTCCATAGCTCCGATACGTACGTGTAAGcaccttccaaaaaaaaagggaaaattttcagaaaaaataatCTTTTCTCACAGAAAACACccaaattattcaaaaaaaaaaaaatcttcgcaCAACAACCTATTAAactatgaagaaaaaaaaagccacAAACGaaggaaaatcaaagaaatgccACTTGGGACCCGGAAAAATTGGATTTTGAGGAAGCCAAGCCATCGAGTGAGAATTCAACAGATCTGAAGCGAAAAAATGAGGAGTAGAAGTAGAAGCGCGAGGACTGACCCATTGTTGGCGGAAGGATGCCTTCTCCCCCAGCCTCCTAGGGTCGCGCAGGAGAGGATGATCCGGTATAGATAGAAgcaagcattaaaagaaagctAGGGTTTTAGATTGAAGAGATCTGTGCCGTTCGTTTCGTCGATTGATGCGATCTTTGTTCTTTCTATCTCCTAGGCTTCTCCGAATGGGTTGGGTTTGAGGCCTAGTTTTCTTTAGATTTGGGTTGATCTCTCAATATAATTTGTAGACACAGGCTGACTTGACTATGTGCCATCTTGACTCATTTCATCCAACCAAAATGTGTTCATGATAAGCCTGTCTTAGACCTAGGTTGGGGTTGGGTTGTATAGGTGGCTTGGTTGCTGGATTAGGTTGAGTTAGGACTAGATACTTTATTAGGTTGAATTTGAGTTGGCTATTGATTCTTCTAGCTTCTCAGTGCATATAACATGATCAAAATGAAAGACTACCATCTAAACTTTAGTTGCAAAACAATAATGCTCCTACATTGATCCACAATCTTTTCTTTAGTTAACCAATCAGGAATAACCAGCTCCTACCCACTCAAGTGAGGCGAGAATAGCCCCGTCCCCCTTGGCTAAATTCTTGTACTCCTTATCTCAACATTGGCTTGATAGCTTAGCACGGTAGGCAATAAAGCAAAGCTCTACTAGAAGCCTGGCCCTTTCTTCTATCTTATCTACTGTCTTGCTCCTCGGCTCCCTACTGCTCTAGCCGCTCGCTGTAATAGCTTGCTATGTTCTGCAAAAGGCATCATGGTTGTAGAATGACAGAGTCTCTTCTTCATAATTTTGCCTATATATACAACTTATAAGAAGTCACAAGGAGAAATGCAATCTAGAATATGTGGGATATGCTTCCTATATTTACATTGTTAGAGACAGTCACAAATGTTGAGAATGTTTTAGAGGAGTCCAACCATAAAAGATTGCTTACTATATCATTGTGGAAACATGAGCCATCAtagttctatatttttttttgctaggaaaTAGAAGAGGGGAGAGAAGAACCTCACCcgcatagcagcccccactgggtcCCTCTTTCACCAGGGAATGTTCGATGCAGGCCGCAAGTTTCTGCATACCAACTCTCCGACCATTGGGTTCCTCAcctacgtgtgagtacgtcatctCCGTGCCACCTCGATACCAGCAGACCAGTAGCGCTTCCTCCAAAAGCATCCAAGCATGGGGCATTCGGTCCCCAAATTTAATCGAcacccgcgcgtttcgaacctggaatGCCTTGGTGAAAGTAAAGCTCCGTTCTATCTGTACTACCACCTTAGTGGCAAATGCATTCGTCATTGAAAAATTATGCCCTACACTGCATACGCCCGTTATCATGGGCTTGTCCCAGCCATCGGGCCCAAATAAGAAGATAAAAGGTGATTGGTGTGGCGTACGGCCACGTCCCTGCATGCAGTGTATAGCTTCTCCATCAATTTTCTTGAATTGAAACAGACTGCATGGCTCATGCTAATATATGAACACACGTAAATGTTTTGCAACTACCCATCATATATTGGTCCAAAAGACTGATTAATTTCACCGGTCTATTTCTCCATGGATCCTTCGAACATAAAATGGCAGCTACATCTAAAATGGTCACACTAAAGAGGTGCCACATACTCACCTATTTCCCAACTGCAAAACATCTTTACATGTTCACAACTCCATCCCTTCATACCAAATTCTCTCCAAATCCTCCATCTCAATATATTAAAAAGCACCCCATGCATGCATCCTAGCACCAATCAAAGCTCCAAGCAGCAGCCATCATACCATCTTCTGTAGTTTTCAAGGATGGCTGAGTCTGATGTTAATGGCGAAAACCAGAATGGAAGCCAAAGCTACCACCACGGCAGTAGGAGAGGCAAGGCTACAGTGTTGGCTCTCGGCAAGGCCTTTCCTCGCCAAGTCCTCCTCCAGGAAGCACTGGTTGAGGGCTACCTCCGGGACACCAAATGCGATGACCCCGTCATGAAGGAGAAGCTCGAACGCCTCTGTAAGCAACTTATTTCGCCATTATTCTGCTAACATGTCAAATAATAATTATACGTCGACATGTATAGTTATGGTAGAACTTTGATATGCCCCATAACATACAAAATGGAAAGTTATACGGCGaacataattaaaatattatattcgtAGAAATAACAAAACAGAATCCTTTGTTCCCTAATAATGTGAAGCATTAAATCCATTGTTTGATTCATCCTAGAAATTGTCTCTCTTTTACGAGGTTACAAATTCAATGTTTGGAAGTAATATGTCTAGCAAGAAAGATTCCAAATTCCCCCCAAAAAATTAGAAATTACACTCACTTGGAGCATAGAAATTTGAACCATATATGCATTAGTCAAGAAGTAAACAGGAGTTAAGCAGCAAGTCAGCAACACTACAACGACAATGAAGAGGTAAAATTATTGATCACTAAGCTATGAGCATTTCATGAATATCTCATGCAGTGTTTGGGAACTTTTCACGAGATTCACTAATATTTATCGTACAATAACTATCGAATAGTTTGATGGTAATTAgtttagaagatcaaaatttgcaTGCTGATGATGGATATCGAGCATGAACGCTTTTC
Proteins encoded in this window:
- the LOC103695596 gene encoding 60S ribosomal protein L15, with product MGAYTYVSELWRKKQSDVMRFLQRVRCWEYRQLPSIVRVTRPTRPDKARRLGYKAKQGYVIYRVRVRRGGRKRPVPKGIVYGKPKNQGITQLKFQRNKRSVAEERAGRKLGGLRVLNSYWVNEDSTYKYYEVILVDAAHSAIRNDPRINWICKGVHKHRELRGLTSAGKKYRGLRGKGHLHHKARPSRRATWKRNQTLSLRRYR